The Nostoc sp. PCC 7524 nucleotide sequence CATGTAGATTTGAAAGATTTGGCTAAAGTCCAGCATCGGCGCGAATTACCCACACGAATTATTCAAGCATTTCAGACTTTGATCCAAAAACGAGTATTTGCCCCCATCCTCACCTCTAACCGCACCTTTCAACCCCCAGCTTGGTTACGCTTACCCATTTTGCGCGATTTGCCAGCAAGATTGATTGCCTTGGGTGTATTTCCAGTTCATGTGAGAGAGTAGTATTAGCGGTAGCGCACCACGCAAATAATTTTAGAAATCAAATCGGATTGCTATATCTATGTTTTATTTTTTGAGCTATTATTTATCTGTCTAATTCTATTTATAGCCGCTTGGGATTTAGCTGTTTCACCTTGTTGTTGAAATAATTCGGCAGCTTTCTGTAAATCAGCGATAGCTTTCTTAACATCTCCTAATTGAGAGTAAGCGATACCGCGATTTTTATATGAGTCTGCATTGTTAGGATTAATCTCTAAGGCTTGATTAAAATCCTCAATTGCGCTTTTTAAATCTCCTTCTAGTGCGCGATTAACACCGCGATTGTTGTAAGCATCAACATAGTTAGGGTTTATTCGCAAAGCCTGGTTAAAATCTTCAATCGAGCCTTTTAAATCTCCTGAATTGTCCCGTGCAACGCCTCGACTATAGTAAGTATCTGCATCATTAGGGTTAATTTGCAAGGCTTGGTTAAAATCAGCGATCGCTCCTGGCAAATCTCCCGATAATACGCGAGCTTTACCTCTATTTTTATAGGCATCAGCATCATTAGAATTAATCTGTAAGGCTTGATTAAAATCAGCGATCGCTCCTGGTAAATCTCCTGATAATGCGCGAGCTTTACCTCTATTGTTATAGGTATCTGCATCATTAGGATTCATTTGTACAGCCTTGTTGAAATCAGCGATCGCTCCTGATAAATCTCCTGATAATGCACTATCCATAGCTCTTTGTTTATAAAATTTATAATCTTCTTTGTTGACTTCTGTTAGCAATAATACTGGTTGTGTAGCTAGCTCTGAAGTATTAGATACATCTATATTGTTTGCTTTGAAGCCATACGTTATTACCCCTAATCCTATCGCTATAATTGCCCAATTCAGTCCTTTCATAAACTTATTCTCTTGTACGTAATAATTAGGTTTTTGAGTTGAAATAAGATTTACGCAAAGACAATTTGCAGCAGCTTAAAAAAACTTGCTACCAACACCATACCCTTAACCATAACAAGCTATTAATTTCTGACAAACATTTTTAAATGGTGTTGTTTTATTTGATAAATATATATAATCTATTATTGTGCTTTTAAGTTAAAAGAAAATTATCAATAGTTAAAATATTAAAAAAATTACCAGTAATTAAATTTAGATATAGCGTTTACCGGTCTAATGAAGTACACTAAATCAAATAAAACTGTACATCTTCGCCAGGGTAAAAATGAAAGCATATTCGCTCGATTTACGCCAAAAAATACTTGATACATATAAGACAGGTGGAATATCACAACGTCAGTTAGCCAAAAGATTTTGTGTAACTTTAAGCTTTATTGAGAAATTACTTAAACAATATAGAGAAACAGGAAGTATCGCGCCTAAAGTCAGGATGCAACAAACTCCACCAAAGCTAAATGAAGAACAATTGAATGTTCTTTTTGAAATAGTAGAAGCCAAGAATGATGCCACTTTATCAGAAATTCGTGAGCAACTCAAAGAGAAGACAGGGATAACGATTGGTATTTCCACAGTAGACAGAATGTTACAGAAGATGGAAATCAGCTTAAAAAAAACATTGCACGCCGCAGAAAAGGAAACTGAGAGAGTTCAATTATTAAGAGTCCAGTTCTGGCTCTTAATTCAAGGAATACCTGCTGATCATCTGATTTTCCTTGATGAAGCTGGAGCTAATCTATCTTTGAGCCGACATTCTGCTCGTTCCCCTAAAGGTAAAAGAGCGCATGGTTCTCGACCTCAAAAACGCAGTAAAAATGTTTCGATAATTGGTGCAATTGGTCTGAGGGGTGTGATTAGTCAATATAGCATTTTAGGTGCAACTGATGGGCTGACATTTGAGGCTTATATTGCTCAAAAATTAGTTCCTAAACTTAAGGAAGGTGATTATGTAATCATGGACAATTGCTCAATTCATCAAGGTGGAGATATTGAAGCACTCATTGAGGCTGCCGGAGCTAAGTTGATTTATTTACCACCATATTCTCCTGATTTTTCCCCTATTGAAAATTGTTGGTCGAAGCTGAAGAACATACTACGTTCTCTTGGTGCTAGAAGTTATCCAGATTTAGCAAAAGCAATTGAAATGGCTTTTAACCAAATCTCTTTAAATGATATTTATAATTGGTTTACCCACTGTTGCTACTGTACTTCACCAGACTGAGAAACGCTATAACCAGCCAAAACTAAAATAATTATGTCCCGAAAATTATTTTGAAGTACAAGTCAGAAGCTTCAATTCCAGCAGTATTTGAAAAAATATCAAACTTACCCAATGCTAGAGCCAAGCCTAAACCAACAAGATAACCAGACTTCATATAAGTTTGTCAAACTCAGCAATGCAACAGCTATCTTTTATGAGAAGCTGACATATCCTACTTTCCGCTCACGCCTGAAAAATTTAGATGCTGATCAATCTATAGTTGCTTTAGGAGTACATCAAGGTTCACAACCTGTAGGGTTAATTTTAGCTGAAGCTTCCTCCAACCCAAAAATTGCAGAAATCCTTTCGTTATTCGTAATACCAGAACATCGGGGATATGGACTAGGTAAAACTTTGCTTTCATATCTTGAAGAAGAACTTTCCCAAAGTAGTTTTTCTCAGGTCAATTTAGTTTACGTGCCTAACGCTACAACTCCATATTTGGAAAAAGTTCTCAAACAATGTAATTGGTCTACCCCTCAGCTACGTATGTTAGTTTGTTCTGGACCAATAATTAACATCAAAGATGCTTCTTGGTTAAAACTTGCTGATGCTCTACCTCTTGGGTACAGCATATTTCCTTGGGTAGAAATAAGCACACAAGAGAGAGAATCCATTCAAGCACAACAAGCAATCTCTGCATGGTATCCTGAAATTCTCTCCCCTTGGACAGAACCAGAGATAATTGAGCCGCTCAATAGCTTGGGATTACGCTATGAAAACCAAGTTATTGGCTGGATGATTACACACCGAGTTGCAAGAGATACAATCAGATATACCAAACTTTTTGTGAGAGAAGATTTACAACGTTTAGGTCGTGCTATTCCCTTATTAGCAAAAGCTATTAAGCTTCAGCTAGAAACACAAGAGGATAGCCAAGCAGTATTTACTGTATTAGCGGATAACACCCACATGGTTAAGTTTCTCCAGAAAAGATTAGTTCCTTATCAGGTATTTGTACGCCAATCTTGGGGAACAACAAAAGTATTTGAAATGTGAGATAAATCTAAGGATTAATCTAATAGCAACTTTAAAGAGTGTATGAAGTATAAAAAATAAATACCTTCTTCTGAATGTTGAAGAAGGTTATTTCTTGAATTAAGTTTTATCAGATAGTTCTAATCAAAATTTAGAAACTGAACCTAACGCCTGCCTTAACATATGCGCCGTCTTTCTGATTGTAGCCACCTTCAGCATAAACTTCACCTTTTCCTCCCATGACTACTTCTAGTTCGAGGTCTGATAGTTCGGAAAATTCTCCTTCAACTGGATTTAAATCAGAGATTATAATGTTAGCCATGATAATTTTCCCCCTAAATTTATATGGTATTTAATGAGAGTGTTTTATTTGTCTCATTCTGTAAAATATAGTCTTACTTTTGGCGGATAAATTCAATGTTTTGGAAATCAAATATCGTGCCAAAACTGATGCAGTTATGAAGTTATTGAAAATTTCTTAGTAAGTTATTAACCCAAATAATTTAGGGGCTAATGTATGGATAGCATTTTGCACTCTTGGCTATTAACTATTGCTTATAATCATCCGTAATTCCTGTGTTAGTTTACTCAACACTTAGAACTTTCCACTGAGTATGGACAATTTTACGGTGCTACAAGTATTTTTTACGTTAAAACATGGTACAATTATACTACTCATGCAAGATTCAATGCTCGTTTTAGTCAGGCGAAAGCGTTCAGCAGTGTTATGACTGTTGTACAACGTGATCGCTTGGCTTTTATGCTAGGAATAAAGCAACATGAACAGTCTATAAATTAAATTCATAATTACGAATTACGAATTATTAAACCAGGAGGATGTCATGAACAGCTGCGTTTTAATGGCGGAAATTATTCAAGAACCGCAATTACGCTATACATCAGATAACTTAGCAGTCACAGAAATGCTAGTGCAGTTTTCCAATTCCCAGAAGCCGGATGATGCGCCGGCGACTTTAAAAGTTGTGGGCTGGGGGAATTTAGCAACAGAAATCCAGCAAAATTATCACCAAGGCGATCGCGTGATTATTGCCGGACGTTTAGGAATGCACACAGTTGAGCGTCAAGAAGGTTTTAAAGAAAAACGTGCTGAATTGACTGTACAACAAATTCAATCTTTAAGCAGTGCTTTTACACCATCGTCAGCACCAGCCAGAACTCCAGCCGTCACAGAAACTCTACCACCACCCCCACCAGCAAATAACGTTCCTAGTTACGAGCCTCCACGCCCAGCTGCTACTCCTGTTGCCAGTCCCGTGAATGTCACACCCCAGGTGAACACTTACGAACCTGTCACCACACCCAGCAACTATCAACCAGTGGTAGAAGAACCAGATCCAGATGATATTCCGTTTTAGGTGGGGATTGGGAACTCTTAAGAAGCAGAGGGGCAGAGGGGCAGGGGAGCAGAGGAGCAGGGAGCAGGGGGAGTAAAACTCTTCAATTTTGAATTTTGTAGGCGCAAGCCTTGCCGTAGGCTATTTTGAATTTTGAATTGATTAGCCCATTGCGAATTGGTATTACGCCGCGCCCCTGCCCCAATTCCTCTTATCCCCATGCCCCACACCCAACAAATATTTAAGCTATTCTACTGAAATGCAAAACTACTGTTAAAATCCAAATAATTTTTACTCACTATTCATACCGTAATCCTATGAGAGAAACTATCCTAGAAGTTCGCAATCTCCAAGTAGAATTTTCCGGTGATGGGGATACTATCAAGGCTGTTGATGGTATTTCGTTTGAGCTAAAACGAGGAGAAACTCTAGGAATCGTAGGAGAATCTGGTAGTGGTAAATCAGTCACATCGCTAGCGGTGATGGGTTTGTTGCAGCATCCCGGTAGAATTAGCGGTGGGGAAATTAGCTTTTCTGCTCAAGCGAATGGTAAACCAATTAATTTAGTCGAGTTATCGCCAGAGGAAATGCAACTATACCGAGGCGGCGACATCGCGATGATTTTTCAGGAACCCATGACTTCCCTGAACCCGGTTTATAACATTGGATTTCAACTGACAGAAGCCATTCAGCGTCATCAAAATGTGACGACAGCCCAAGCCCAACAAATTGCGATCGCAGGTCTACAAGAGGTTAAACTGCTACCTAGTGATGAGCAAATCAAACAGCAATATATCGATACCTGGCCGCAAACTAACCCCAACACTCCCCTTGATGAATACAAGTTGGCGCAGTTAGTTAAGCAGCATAAAGAAGCTATCTTAGAACGTTACCCGCATCAACTTTCGGGTGGTCAATTACAACGGGTGATGATTGCAATGGCTATTTCCTGCAACCCATTGCTACTAATTGCAGATGAACCCACCACAGCCTTAGATGTCACAGTTCAAGCTACAATTATTGACCTCCTCAGAGAATTGCAGCAAAGCCGTGACATGGCGTTGATTTTTATCACCCACGACTTGGGACTAATTTCCGAAATTGCCGACCAAGTAGCGGTGATGTACAAAGGTAAAATTGTCGAATACGGTGCATCAGAGCAAATTTTCAACCATCCCCAGCATCCCTACACCAAAGGTTTGGTTGCTTGTCGTCCCACACTCACCCGCCATCCCCACAAACTTCTGACAGTCTCCGATTATATGACTGTGGAGGAAACAGCAACGGGACAGTTGATGATTCAGGCGAAAGAACCCTCACAACCGCCAGAAATTTCCTCCGAAGAAATCTATACGAGATTGGCAAAGTTAGAAGAACAGCCACCCCTGTTAAAAATCCAAGATTTGAAAGTTGGTTTTCCTGTACGTGCTGCATTTGGTACTAAGAAACGCTACCACATGGCAGTCAATGGTGTTTCGTTTGATGTCAAACCAGGAGAAACCTTGGGCTTAGTGGGAGAATCTGGTTGTGGTAAAACCACACTGGGCCGAACCTTGCTGCGATTAATTGAGCCAATGAGTGGTCAAATTATCTTTGATGGGCAGAATATTACCAAACTCAAAGGCGAACCATTGCAAAAACTGCGGCGAGAAATGCAAATTGTGTTTCAAAATCCCTTTAGCGCCCTTGACCCCCGGATGAAGGTTGGGGATGCAATTATGGAACCTTTGTTAATTCACTCTGTAGGT carries:
- a CDS encoding tetratricopeptide repeat protein; the encoded protein is MKGLNWAIIAIGLGVITYGFKANNIDVSNTSELATQPVLLLTEVNKEDYKFYKQRAMDSALSGDLSGAIADFNKAVQMNPNDADTYNNRGKARALSGDLPGAIADFNQALQINSNDADAYKNRGKARVLSGDLPGAIADFNQALQINPNDADTYYSRGVARDNSGDLKGSIEDFNQALRINPNYVDAYNNRGVNRALEGDLKSAIEDFNQALEINPNNADSYKNRGIAYSQLGDVKKAIADLQKAAELFQQQGETAKSQAAINRIRQINNSSKNKT
- a CDS encoding IS630 family transposase, yielding MKAYSLDLRQKILDTYKTGGISQRQLAKRFCVTLSFIEKLLKQYRETGSIAPKVRMQQTPPKLNEEQLNVLFEIVEAKNDATLSEIREQLKEKTGITIGISTVDRMLQKMEISLKKTLHAAEKETERVQLLRVQFWLLIQGIPADHLIFLDEAGANLSLSRHSARSPKGKRAHGSRPQKRSKNVSIIGAIGLRGVISQYSILGATDGLTFEAYIAQKLVPKLKEGDYVIMDNCSIHQGGDIEALIEAAGAKLIYLPPYSPDFSPIENCWSKLKNILRSLGARSYPDLAKAIEMAFNQISLNDIYNWFTHCCYCTSPD
- a CDS encoding GNAT family N-acetyltransferase; translation: MLEPSLNQQDNQTSYKFVKLSNATAIFYEKLTYPTFRSRLKNLDADQSIVALGVHQGSQPVGLILAEASSNPKIAEILSLFVIPEHRGYGLGKTLLSYLEEELSQSSFSQVNLVYVPNATTPYLEKVLKQCNWSTPQLRMLVCSGPIINIKDASWLKLADALPLGYSIFPWVEISTQERESIQAQQAISAWYPEILSPWTEPEIIEPLNSLGLRYENQVIGWMITHRVARDTIRYTKLFVREDLQRLGRAIPLLAKAIKLQLETQEDSQAVFTVLADNTHMVKFLQKRLVPYQVFVRQSWGTTKVFEM
- a CDS encoding single-stranded DNA-binding protein; its protein translation is MNSCVLMAEIIQEPQLRYTSDNLAVTEMLVQFSNSQKPDDAPATLKVVGWGNLATEIQQNYHQGDRVIIAGRLGMHTVERQEGFKEKRAELTVQQIQSLSSAFTPSSAPARTPAVTETLPPPPPANNVPSYEPPRPAATPVASPVNVTPQVNTYEPVTTPSNYQPVVEEPDPDDIPF
- a CDS encoding ABC transporter ATP-binding protein — its product is MRETILEVRNLQVEFSGDGDTIKAVDGISFELKRGETLGIVGESGSGKSVTSLAVMGLLQHPGRISGGEISFSAQANGKPINLVELSPEEMQLYRGGDIAMIFQEPMTSLNPVYNIGFQLTEAIQRHQNVTTAQAQQIAIAGLQEVKLLPSDEQIKQQYIDTWPQTNPNTPLDEYKLAQLVKQHKEAILERYPHQLSGGQLQRVMIAMAISCNPLLLIADEPTTALDVTVQATIIDLLRELQQSRDMALIFITHDLGLISEIADQVAVMYKGKIVEYGASEQIFNHPQHPYTKGLVACRPTLTRHPHKLLTVSDYMTVEETATGQLMIQAKEPSQPPEISSEEIYTRLAKLEEQPPLLKIQDLKVGFPVRAAFGTKKRYHMAVNGVSFDVKPGETLGLVGESGCGKTTLGRTLLRLIEPMSGQIIFDGQNITKLKGEPLQKLRREMQIVFQNPFSALDPRMKVGDAIMEPLLIHSVGKTKKQRLQRVAELLERVGLSADAINRYPHQFSGGQRQRICIARSLALNPKFIICDESVSALDVSVQAQVLNLLKELQDEFQLTYIFISHDLSVVKFMSDRILVMNRGQIVEQGTAESIYREPKEEYTQKLIASIPTGSPERVRSRHIRTA